Part of the Vigna unguiculata cultivar IT97K-499-35 chromosome 3, ASM411807v1, whole genome shotgun sequence genome, CGTGTCCGCAGAGGGTCCAGGCCTTTCAGGGAAAGCAGTGGTGGCCCTTACTAGAATTCACACACAGGGAAGAGGCACAATCACTATTATCAGAACCAAGGGCTAAGAAATATTCACCACTGCTGTGTTATGGCTTGCTTGCTTGGCTAGCACCTATCTAGCTTTTACTTGAAGCAGCTTTTTGAGCCTGATTTGCTTTGTTTTCATCAGTCCTTCTTCCAATTGTAAAGATGGAAAGCGATATCTATGTATGTGCATACACCTTATATCATACTTCAATCTTATGTTAAAGCTGTTCTTCTCAGAGATTCAGGCCAAAccttacaattattttatttgagtcTTGTCCTAGTTGCTACTACCCAAtgataatcataataataataataatatgaaaaagaataTACAAGAAAAGAGGGGAGGAAACAACAAATAATCCCACAGAAGATATCACAATGTTTCAATAGTGACTATGCCATGAAACAGTGTTTCAATAGTGACTATAGTCATGAAACAGTTGCAGTAGTAAAGATAAAGAATCTACGTATCTTGTGAAACTGAGAatggatgatgatgatattaCCAGTAATCACCACAGGAACATGAGCCATCTTTAAAATGGTGGAATCTATTAATATCTCTAACAATAATTTCCCTTGAGACAATTTTACATACAAATTTGAAAAAGGTGTGGCAGTCAACACAAATTCGTATATTCTTCTTCACCCTTATAGGGGCACCAGGAGGCATAGCAATTAATCCAAAGGCCACGGCAAGTTTCTCACTGTGGTGATATAAGAGCTTCTCCTTTTCACTTCTGTTCACATTATGTATATCAATCTCTACAACGGGACTATATCCAGCCTTACTTAGAAGGTCACCTAACTGATCCAATTTAGCATATATCTCATCACTTCTAGAATGACTTCTGTCTCCAACGATAAAAGTGTATACCTTGTCTTTGATCTCAATCCAACTCATTCCGGGCTCCTTCTTCACCTTGCTGTCTTTCATTAGCTTTCTAACCTTAGCCACATTTTCCCACATCCCCGCAGAGGCATAGATGTTTGCAAGGAGAACGTGGGTACCGGATTTCTCTGGCTCCAGATCATAAAGCATCTCTGCAGCTTTCTGACCGAGTTCTATATTTTTATGGATTCTCGCAGCTCCTAGAAGTGCCCCCCAAACTGAGCCATTGGCCTCAAAAGGAATGGAATTTACAAGCTCCACTGCTTCATTTAATTTCCCAGATCGTCCAAGGAGATCAATCATACAAGCATAATGCTCTTGTGTGGGTTTAATCCCAAACATTTCCTCCATTTTTTCGAAATATTGCCTTCCCTCATATACCAAACCAGCATGATTGCATGCACAAAGAACACTAACTAGAGTAATATGGTTGGGCGGCACACCAACTCTAAGCATTTGATTGAACAACTGAAGAGCCTCTTTGCCATGGCCATGCTGAGCATATCCTCCAATCATTGCAGACCATGAGACTATTCCTCTATTTGGTATCTCAAAAAAGGCACGATCAGCATCCTCTATGCTTCCACACTTTGCATACATATTAACCAGAGAGTTGCTGGCAAAAATATCACACATAAATCCAAACTTGATGGCATGGACATGTAATTGTTTCCCTTGCTCATACGCAGACAACTTTGCACATGCATTTAAGAGAGAACTGCAGATAAATGCATCTGGCTTGATATATGCATCTTGCATTTGTAAATATAGCTTTAAAGCCTCCTCCCCATCCCCGTATTGAGAATATGCTGTTATCATGGATGTGTAAGCCACCAAATCTTCCCAAGTGCgctcttcaaatatttttgaagCCTCATCTATATGGTTACATTTTCCATATGTGTCAAGAAGGCTGTTTATAACATAGAAATCTGAATAAATTCCAGATTTGATGGAAATTGAATGAATCTGCTTACACACCTTAATTGCCTGCAAACTAGCCACAGATTTGAGAACTGTTGAAATAGTAGTTTGGTTGAAATCTATATCTTCATTGTACATTTTAGAAAAAAGTGACACAGCTTCTAAGTCATCGCCACATTGTGAGTAGCCAGAGATCAAAGCATTCCATGCAATAACGTCCTTCTTTGGCATGGAATCATAAGCTCTTCTCGCATCATCCATCATTTCACACTTGGAATACATATCTATGAGTCCAACAGAAGCATACAAATCTGAATCAGCAACCCTCTTTATCAAACTAGAATGTAACTGTCTACCCAGTTCCTTGAACGCCATTGCAGCACAAGCCTTTAAAGCACTTGACAATGTAAACATATTGGGAGAAGTTCCTGAGCTATTCATCTCATCCAACATCATTAAAGCCAAATCATTACGATCGTGAAGAACACAACCTGCGATAACTGCATTCCAAGAAACAACATCAGGGTGTGCAATTTCCTGAAAAACAGCAACCGCACCTTCAATCTCCCCTGCTTTAGAATACGTGTCAACTAACGCATTTGCGGAAAACTGATCCAAATCAAGCCCCATCTTCAGCATAAGTCCATGAAGTGTCCTTCCTAGACCACCATCCTGCAAACCCGCACAAACATTCAATATGATGGAAATGCTGAACTCATTAGGCCTTATTCCACTCCTCATCATTTCCTTAAATAAATCTACAGCCTCACCTCTCAGCTCACTTTGCACATAACAAGAGAACAAGGCATTCCATGAAACAACATTTTGTTCCACAATTCCACCAAATAACCTCTTAGAATCATCGAGCAACCCACACTTGGCATACATAACAACCAAAGTGTTACCAACAAAACCATCAGACTCGAACCCTGTGACCACAGCCATCCCATGAACCTTCCTCCCCGTGTTCAAATCTCTCTTCATCGAGCATGCCTTAAGCACACTTGGGAAAGTATACTCATTGCACTTAACACCCAACAAGAACATCTCATTAAACACCAACAGTGCCTCCTCCAAAAACCCATTTTGCACATACCCAGATAGCAATGAAGACCAAGAAACCACATCTGGCTCAGAACTTTCATCAACCAGCTTGCGGGCATACCTAAAACGACAACACTTGGAATAGAGAGTTACCAGGTAGTTTCTGAGACCTGGATGGCGGGAAAATCCAAACTTAATCAAGTGGGCATGGAGTTCCATACCTGAAGTTAGCGACTTTGCAGCAACACATTGTGATAAGAGATTTGAATAGGATACTGGGAGTTTTGGGAGGCTTTGTGAATCTTTTAATATGGCTGCAGGAGACGTGGTTTGCACAGTGGGGGGTTTGAAAGGCATGTAGAGACGTTGAAGAGTACTGTGAAGCATGGTAGTAGCTATCGAACGATTCACGATACAACTGCCCATTCGTTTTTGCTCTTCTCTCATTCGTGCATGCCTCTATGCACCTGTTATATGCCTTCGTGACTTAAGCTCACGGTGGTGCAGCAGTGGTCGTGTGGAGGTGCAGTGGTCTTCTGGTTCTGGTATGTGTAGGTCGAATTGTGCTTCTGAATATGTTCTGaacctaaaatttaaaaaatttaagccTATTTAGCAAATGGTAACTTcctctaaaattattattagaattaaaagagaaaaatgaatatGAAAACACTTGGTGCACCCaagaagttattttattttgatcaaATATTTATGAACTCAtatatttccttttcatttaaCAATCTTCCTAACCTCCCCAAAACGCAATCCCTGACTATATATAATAGTCTTCTCAAAACCCTTACCACTGAATCTATCAGACACGAAtcatcaaataaaaacaaatgtaCAAGATAATTCGAAATCTaacaaaaagagaagaaaaaggaaacataTAAACCAAGCTTCTCACCATATCATCGAATACTAATAATGCTTATACAATGTATCATGAAAAAGCTTACCAAATCTTTATTCAAACTACAACTCTTGCAGAAAACATAGTTATTGAATAGACAAGCATGTTATTTAAACATCTTACTGCTACAAAGAGAAGTCAAAACGTATACAGCTAGCAACAACAAGGATTGTGAACTTACCACATGCGGCCATGTCAAAACATTTTCAACAGTTATTGTCTTTATGAAAGATTCTTCAAATGCACATTGTTTAGCTAATGGTACCATGGCAGACACTGCAACAGAAAGCAGTATTTAAAATCTGATAAGATACATATCTTATTCTACTTTAATCAGTTGTTTGATGAATATAAAGAATATGATTATCTTATTCAACTACTTATTCAATCCTGTTGGGATAGTGAAGTTCTTAGTTTGCAAGGGGAGATGATGGATCAGGAAACAAAATAGGATAGTATGCATGTATAAGatttacatatattataatttaacatgtactaataataatatataactacATTCATCTATGATATAAACAATATGATATATCATTGGTAGGGGCCTTTTGTCTCACCGACACATCAAATAAAAACTAACTTTTCCCCCTTACAAATGCATTATAGGAATCAACATCAAGTCAGTCCACGGAACAATTGTCATGTGAGTTTCTTGCTTTGTTTTTGTCCCTTTAAAGGTTAAAGGAATGAGTAGAATCAACCATAGTTCATTGCAA contains:
- the LOC114175303 gene encoding pentatricopeptide repeat-containing protein At5g04780, mitochondrial-like isoform X2 — protein: MCCCKVANFRYARKLVDESSEPDVVSWSSLLSGYVQNGFLEEALLVFNEMFLLGVKCNEYTFPSVLKACSMKRDLNTGRKVHGMAVVTGFESDGFVGNTLVVMYAKCGLLDDSKRLFGGIVEQNVVSWNALFSCYVQSELRGEAVDLFKEMMRSGIRPNEFSISIILNVCAGLQDGGLGRTLHGLMLKMGLDLDQFSANALVDTYSKAGEIEGAVAVFQEIAHPDVVSWNAVIAGCVLHDRNDLALMMLDEMNSSGTSPNMFTLSSALKACAAMAFKELGRQLHSSLIKRVADSDLYASVGLIDMYSKCEMMDDARRAYDSMPKKDVIAWNALISGYSQCGDDLEAVSLFSKMYNEDIDFNQTTISTVLKSVASLQAIKVCKQIHSISIKSGIYSDFYVINSLLDTYGKCNHIDEASKIFEERTWEDLVAYTSMITAYSQYGDGEEALKLYLQMQDAYIKPDAFICSSLLNACAKLSAYEQGKQLHVHAIKFGFMCDIFASNSLVNMYAKCGSIEDADRAFFEIPNRGIVSWSAMIGGYAQHGHGKEALQLFNQMLRVGVPPNHITLVSVLCACNHAGLVYEGRQYFEKMEEMFGIKPTQEHYACMIDLLGRSGKLNEAVELVNSIPFEANGSVWGALLGAARIHKNIELGQKAAEMLYDLEPEKSGTHVLLANIYASAGMWENVAKVRKLMKDSKVKKEPGMSWIEIKDKVYTFIVGDRSHSRSDEIYAKLDQLGDLLSKAGYSPVVEIDIHNVNRSEKEKLLYHHSEKLAVAFGLIAMPPGAPIRVKKNIRICVDCHTFFKFVCKIVSREIIVRDINRFHHFKDGSCSCGDYW
- the LOC114175303 gene encoding pentatricopeptide repeat-containing protein At5g04780, mitochondrial-like isoform X1; amino-acid sequence: MREEQKRMGSCIVNRSIATTMLHSTLQRLYMPFKPPTVQTTSPAAILKDSQSLPKLPVSYSNLLSQCVAAKSLTSGMELHAHLIKFGFSRHPGLRNYLVTLYSKCCRFRYARKLVDESSEPDVVSWSSLLSGYVQNGFLEEALLVFNEMFLLGVKCNEYTFPSVLKACSMKRDLNTGRKVHGMAVVTGFESDGFVGNTLVVMYAKCGLLDDSKRLFGGIVEQNVVSWNALFSCYVQSELRGEAVDLFKEMMRSGIRPNEFSISIILNVCAGLQDGGLGRTLHGLMLKMGLDLDQFSANALVDTYSKAGEIEGAVAVFQEIAHPDVVSWNAVIAGCVLHDRNDLALMMLDEMNSSGTSPNMFTLSSALKACAAMAFKELGRQLHSSLIKRVADSDLYASVGLIDMYSKCEMMDDARRAYDSMPKKDVIAWNALISGYSQCGDDLEAVSLFSKMYNEDIDFNQTTISTVLKSVASLQAIKVCKQIHSISIKSGIYSDFYVINSLLDTYGKCNHIDEASKIFEERTWEDLVAYTSMITAYSQYGDGEEALKLYLQMQDAYIKPDAFICSSLLNACAKLSAYEQGKQLHVHAIKFGFMCDIFASNSLVNMYAKCGSIEDADRAFFEIPNRGIVSWSAMIGGYAQHGHGKEALQLFNQMLRVGVPPNHITLVSVLCACNHAGLVYEGRQYFEKMEEMFGIKPTQEHYACMIDLLGRSGKLNEAVELVNSIPFEANGSVWGALLGAARIHKNIELGQKAAEMLYDLEPEKSGTHVLLANIYASAGMWENVAKVRKLMKDSKVKKEPGMSWIEIKDKVYTFIVGDRSHSRSDEIYAKLDQLGDLLSKAGYSPVVEIDIHNVNRSEKEKLLYHHSEKLAVAFGLIAMPPGAPIRVKKNIRICVDCHTFFKFVCKIVSREIIVRDINRFHHFKDGSCSCGDYW